One stretch of Solanum stenotomum isolate F172 unplaced genomic scaffold, ASM1918654v1 scaffold31610, whole genome shotgun sequence DNA includes these proteins:
- the LOC125852017 gene encoding glycine-rich domain-containing protein 1-like isoform X2, with product MEMKQQLEWNEAQKTLITVDLVAAAKEQLKFLATVDRNRWLYEGRGLDKAIHRYYSCWLPLLAKHSESPYFDGPLVVPLDCEWIWHCHRLNPVRYKTDCEKLYGRILDNHDVESSVNAKSKQDTEELWKHLYTNEPYDLDSARALSEDVHAKAIQAEKYSDYDLVSAVTRQSPFFYQVSRPHINNDLYLEGAVARYKGFLHLIRRNKERSMKSFTVPTYDIDLIWHTHQLHPASYCKDLVDIMGKVLEHDDTDSDRTKGKKLDTGFSRTTKQWEETYGLRYWRAGAMYRGSSPSPLGNSYYPSNPVRKNADIFHEHQKIMQYPEMEAVEVMLELVDIRNLPEGHKGSFFVSFSKIQPDRIFNAKRKLTILSVTGEKQVAYFQCEPNGHLLFDLMSCSSSGLPIPKSVKSVGSVKVSLEDLVSPTSKLTMEKWLEVVPSSKMETLKPICLRVAISVTTPTAAPYVFHFVRPRAFSKNSCLFPLPGRIQHAKNWTHVIDDAGDEVTSLQMRDSKKSKGETDSTLHKEVVGISKSSEVHSLAELVGKEWLLLDAQWSLQLQTSSSDDGHLFELAGQRNFPHSYFVQVKFFPGQRLDYEHKHCTKQRSQDDFMTAVEFSAQDPYGKAVALVDLKFGVINVKEEWFLLPGSITAFVLCDILKKEGSSSLVGSAKHSKEKNFSTRETDVCHEEDNRANLESETEKGVKLDLEATKGNIVAPANEAISGGCGDLMKRGACGSCGAVCGNKLKSGGCGGCGSGGCGSMLESSGCGSGCGSGCGSMLESGGCGGSGCGGCGGGGCGSMLESGGCGGSGCGGCGGGGCGSMLESGGCGGCGGGGCGNRLESGGCGGCGGGGCGNRLESGGCGGCGGGGCGGGGCGNGLASITTVEVNA from the exons ATGGAGATGAAACAGCAGTTAGAGTGGAATGAAGCTCAGAAGACTCTGATAACTGTGGACCTTGTTGCTGCAGCTAAAGAGCAGCTCAAGTTTCTTGCTACCGTGGATAGAAACCGTTGGCTGTATGAAGGCCGTGGCCTGGATAAAGCCATTCATAG GTACTACTCATGTTGGCTACCACTGTTGGCAAAACACTCTGAGTCCCCATACTTTGACGGACCCTTGGTTGTTCCTTTGGATTGTGAATGGATTTGGCATTGTCACCGGCTCAATCCC GTTAGATACAAGACTGACTGTGAGAAATTATATGGGAGAATTCTTGACAACCATGATGTTGAATCTTCTGTGAATGCGAAATCAAAACAGGATACCGAAGAACTGTGGAAACACTTGTATACAAATGAGCCTTATGATTTGGACTCAGCTAGAGCTCTTTCAGAAGATGTCCATGCAAAAGCTATACAAGCTGAAAAGTACAGTGATTATGATCTAGTCTCTGCTGTTACACGGCAAAGCCCATTCTTTTACCAG GTGTCTAGACCACACATAAACAACGATCTCTATCTTGAAGGTGCTGTGGCTCGATACAAGGGTTTCTTACATCTGATCCGGAGAAACAAAGAAAGATCGATGAAGAGCTTCACTGTTCCAACTTATGACATAGACCTTATCTGGCATACTCACCAGTTACATCCTGCTTCTTATTGCAAAGACCTTGTTGACATTATGGGTAAGGTTTTAGAACATGATGACACTGACTCAGATCGAACAAAAGGGAAAAAGTTGGATACTGGCTTTTCTCGAACTACAAAGCAGTGGGAAGAGACATATGGTTTAAGATATTGGAGGGCAGGTGCAATGTATAGAGGCAGTTCACCATCCCCTCTTGGGAATTCTTATTACCCCTCCAACCCTGTACGCAAGAACGCAGATATTTTCCATGAGCACCAAAAGATAATGCAGTATCCTGAGATGGAAGCAGTAGAA GTTATGTTAGAGCTTGTAGATATCAGAAACTTACCAGAAGGACACAAGGGAAGCTTCTTTGTCTCATTTAGCAAGATTCAGCCTGATAGAATCTTCAATGCAAAGAGAAAACTTACTATTTTGTCCGTCACTGGGGAAAAACAGGTTGCTTATTTCCAATGTGAACCTAATGGGCATCTTCTTTTTGATCTCATGTCCTGCTCATCATCTGGTTTGCCTATTCCGAAATCTGTTAAATCTGTGGGTTCTGTTAAAGTCTCTTTAGAAGATTTGGTTTCCCCGACTTCAAAACTTACAATGGAAAAGTGGTTGGAAGTTGTGCCAAGCTCTAAAATGGAAACACTAAAGCCAATCTGTTTACGAGTAGCTATCTCAGTTACAACACCTACTGCAGCACCATATGTCTTTCACTTTGTCCGTCCTCGAGCATTCTCCAAAAATTCTTGCTTATTCCCACTTCCTGGAAGGATTCAGCATGCTAAGAATTGGACTCACGTCATTGATGATGCTGGTGATGAGGTCACTAGCCTTCAAATGAG GGACTCGAAGAAATCCAAGGGGGAAACTGATTCTACATTGCACAAAGAGGTAGTTGGCATCAGCAAGTCTAGCGAGGTACATTCTCTTGCTGAGTTAGTAGGGAAAGAGTGGTTGCTGTTAGATGCTCAGTGGTCTCTTCAACTTCAAACATCCAGCAGTGATGATGGCCACCTTTTTGAGTTGGCTGGTCAGAGGAAT TTCCCACACTCATATTTTGTCCAGGTGAAATTCTTCCCTGGTCAGAGGCTGGATTATGAGCACAAGCATTGTACAAAGCAAAGGAGTCAAGATGATTTTATGACAGCGGTAGAGTTCTCTGCACAGGATCCTTATGGAAAGGCAGTGGCGTTGgttgacttgaaatttggagTTATCAAT GTGAAAGAGGAGTGGTTTCTTTTGCCTGGTTCTATAACAGCTTTTGTACTTTGTGATATTTTGAAGAAAGAAGGGTCTAGTAGCCTGGTAGGCAGTGCCAAACATTCGAAAGAGAAGAATTTTTCCACTCGAGAAACTGATGTGTGCCATGAAGAGGACAACAGAGCTAATCTGGAATCTGAGACAGAGAAGGGGGTGAAGTTGGACCTGGAGGCTACCAAAGGAAACATTGTAGCACCCGCAAATGAAGCAATCAGTGGAGGCTGCGGTGATCTTATGAAGAGGGGAGCCTGTGGCAGTTGTGGTGCTGTTTGTGGAAACAAATTAAAGAGTGGTGGTTGTGGTGGGTGCGGAAGTGGTGGTTGTGGAAGTATGTTAGAAAGCAGTGGCTGTGGCAGCGGCTGTGGAAGCGGCTGTGGAAGTATGTTAGAAAGCGGCGGCTGTGGTGGCAGCGGCTGTGGAGGCtgtggtggtggtggttgtGGAAGTATGTTAGAAAGCGGCGGCTGTGGTGGCAGTGGTTGTGGAGGCtgtggtggtggtggttgtGGAAGTATGTTAGAAAGCGGTGGCTGTGGAGGTTGTGGTGGTGGTGGCTGTGGAAATAGGTTAGAAAGCGGCGGCTGTGGAGGTTGTGGTGGTGGTGGCTGTGGAAATAGGTTAGAAAGTGGTGGCTGTGGAGgttgtggtggtg GTGGTTGTGGTGGCGGTGGATGTGGTAATGGTTTGGCATCTATCACAACTGTTGAAGTTAATGCATAA